TCGGGAAGAATTGTTATAGTTACCTCTGCTACTATTACTTCTGGAACTATTATTATATCGAGACGTTCCACGTGTTCTTGTTGCTCGTGTATTGGTTGCTCTTCTTGAGCTATTTGCTGTAGTACCTCTTCTGGAACTATAGTTGGTGTTTCTTCTGCCCGAGTTGTAATTTGCGCTTCTAGCAGAGTTTCTTCCGTTGTTATAGTAAGCATTTCTACCACCTGTATAGTAACCCGTGTTTCTGCCGCCTCTGTTACCATTGTAAAAATTGTTCCAACCATTACCGTAGTAGGGGGTGTACCAGTTGTTCCAACCCCAACCGCCGTTCCAGCCCCAGTTGTTCCAACCAGAACCCCAGCCCCAATTATTCCAACCCCAGCCGCCGCCCCAGCCCCAGTTGTTCCAGCCAAGACCAACGCCCCAGCCCCAACCGCCGTTCCAGCCCCAGTTATTCCAACCAGGACCCCAGCCCCAATTGTTCCAACCGCCGCCACCCCAGCCAGCGTAAACATTAACATTTACGTTATCGGGGTTTTCACCCCAACCAGGGTTACCATTGCTATACACGGTATAACTGCCGTTATCTTGGGTTTGTATTGCGCCAGCGTCGTCATCGTACGAGCTGTAATCTTCTACATCAGTAAAAGCCGTTGCAGGATATTGGTTTTGTAATGAATTAAAGTAAGCCTTATAATTCATGTTTTGTCCCGACACATCGCCATCGCGGTATTCGGTAACATTACCATCATTATAAGTATATATAGGTTCGTCGTTACTATCGTGAGGTACAGAACCATATATACCATCGGTATCATAAGATGAATTATTTTTGTAAGAACTGCACGAGGTTATAGTGAGCCCTAATATACCCAGTATCGAGTATATGGAGATTTGTTTTAGGCTGTAGTAATTAGTTTTCATATCTCTGCATTTTTTTATTGTTGGGCTTTCCAAAATGGTTATTTTTGCCAAACGATTTCTACTGAAATAAATATAAACAATATTTGTGCCAATCTAATAAAAAATGAGTAAGAACTTAACGAAGCGATCAGAAGATTATTCCAAATGGTACAATGAACTGGTTGTAAAAGCAGACCTTGCAGAAAATTCTGGAGTAAGAGGATGTATGGTTATAAAACCATACGGCTATGCAATTTGGGAAAAGATGCAGGCAGAATTAGATAGAATGTTTAAGGAAACGGGGCATCAAAATGCTTACTTTCCTTTATTTATACCTAAATCCTATTTTAGCAAAGAGGCAAGCCACGTAGATGGTTTTGCTAAGGAGTGCGCTGTGGTTACCCATTATAGGCTTAGAACTGCTGAAGACGGAAAAACAATAGAGGTAGACCCTGATGCTAAACTAGAGGAGGAGTTAATAGTACGCCCAACATCCGAAACTATTATATGGGATACCTATAGGGGTTGGGTACAATCGTATCGTGATTTACCATTGTTAATAAACCAGTGGGCTAATGTAGTGCGTTGGGAAATGCGAACACGATTGTTTTTGCGTACCGCCGAGTTTTTATGGCAAGAAGGGCATACAGCACATGCTACAGAAAAAGAAGCGGTTGCTGAGGCAGAGCAAATGTTGGATGTATATGCCGACTTTGCAGAGAATTTTATGGCAATACCTGTTATTAAAGGTGTTAAAACCGCTAACGAGCGTTTTGCAGGGGCTATAGAAACGTATTGTATAGAAGCCTTAATGCAAGATGGTAAAGCATTGCAGGCAGGAACATCGCACTTTTTAGGGCAAAACTTTGCCAAAGCCTTTGATGTTAAGTTTGCCAATAAAGAAGGGAAGCAAGAGTATGTTTGGGCTACCTCGTGGGGGGTTTCTACACGGTTGATGGGTGCATTGATAATGACGCATTCTGATGATAACGGACTTGTATTACCACCAAACCTTGCACCAATACAAGTTGTTATAGTGCCAATATACAAAACAGATGAACAGTTTGATGCTGTGTCTGAAACGGCAAAAGAGCTTATGGCTAAGTTGCGTAAACTGAATATATCCGTTAAGTACGATAATCGGGATACGCATAAACCAGGCTTTAAATTTAACGAATACGAGCTTAAAGGCGTACCAGTACGTATAGGACTCGGACCAAAAGACTTGGAGAATGGTACTTTTGAAGTAGCGCGTAGAGATACACTCTCTAAAGAAGTTGTGGCTAGCGAAGATGTTGTAGCCCACATACAAAATTTACTAGAGGAAATACAAACCAATTTGTATGCTAAAGCACAAACCTATAGGGATGCGAATATAACCGAAGTAAATAATTTTGATGAGTTTAAAGATGTACTAGAAAACAAAGGAGGCTTTATAGCTGCCCATTGGGATGGTACACCAGAGACAGAAGATAAAATAAAAAACCTTACAAAAGCAACCATACGTTGTATAGCTTTAAACAGGAAAGAGGAGCCAGGAAGCTGTGTATTAACAGGTAATCCATCGGCTGGAAGAGTACTGTTTGCAAAGGCATATTAAAAATTTATATTTTTTTTGTTTCGAGTATTGCGTAAATAAAAAATAGTTGTATTTTTGCATCCGCATTACAGAAACAAAATGGCCCGTTCGTCTATCGGCTAGGACGCCAGGTTTTCATCCTGGTAAGAGGGGTTCGATTCCCCTACGGGCTACTAAGTTAAAAAAAAGTAGCCACCTGTAAAAAGGTTTACTTTTTGTTTAAGCTAACACTGGTCCGTTCGTCTAGGGGTTAGGACGCCAGGTTTTCATCCTGGTAACAGGGGTTCGATTCCCCTACGGACTACAAAATAGAATAATTAAGACATTTAAGACAACAGAAAATGGCAAATCATAAGTCAGCTTTAAAAAGAATAAGAACTAGCGAAAAGAAAAGAGTGTTGAATAAATACCAACACAAAACGACTCGTAATGCCATAAAAGCACTACGTACATCTACAGATAAGAATGATGCTTCACAAAAGCTTTCGGGTGTTATCGCTATGATAGATAAATTAGCTAAGAAAAACATTATTCATGCTAATAAGGCTTCAAACCTTAAATCAAAACTAACAAAACACGTAGCTACACTTTAATAGCCACTACCGTTTATAATATAGCATAAGCTCCCTTTTAGGGAGCTTTTTTTGTTTGTATACCTACCCATACCCTTCAATTAAAATTATTTTGAAAAAAAAAGTCATTTTTTAAAGTAAAATAGCGTTTCGTTCGTCTTCTATAGTATACAGCAAGTACTACCACTAATGCCAAGAAGAAAAGCCCGCCTTACATCAGAAATAATCAAAGAATTTGGAGTACAGCTATCCATTTTTATTACAGGTCGTGTACATCAAAACCAAGATGCTCAAGATATACTGCAAGACGTCTGGTATCAATTAAGTAGGCTCACTAACATGGATGAGGTAGAGAACATAGGCGCATGGTTATACCGTGTTGCCCGAAACAAAATTACCGATCTCTACCGCAAACAAACAAATGACTTACTAGAGGATTATACTTACGAAGCAGAAGATGGTACTATAGAAATTCGAGATATTCTTTTATTAGATACAACAAACGACCCAGAACTTGCGCTGTATAAAAAAGCGTTTTGGGAAGCACTATTAATTGCGTTAAACGAATTACCAGCACTGCAAAGAGAAGTTTTTGTACTTAACGAAATAGATGGCGTAACCTTGAAAGAAATTGCGGATAGGCAGCAGGAGAATATTAAAACAATTATTAGCCGTAAAGGGTATGCTGTAAAGCACTTGCGCAAAAAACTACACTATTTACATAACGATTTAAATAAACACTAAAATGAGACGAAAAATGGATAATAACAAAAAGTATCGCGATGCAGTAAAATTTATGTTTTTTGTACCGCTTATTATCGGTTTAATATTTGGTATATCGGCACTAGTAATGTGGTTGTGGAATACTATTTTACCAGATTTAATAGGGGTAAACCAAGTAGGGTATTGGCATGCTATGGGCTTACTATTACTCTCTAAAATATTATTTGGTGGCTTAGGTTCGGGCAACAAGTTTAATTCTGAAAAAAAGGCAACAGAAAAAATGAAAAGTGAGGAAAACCAATATAAACAATTAGATGATATGAGCAACGAAGAGCTTAGAAAGTTTAAAGAGGAATTAGATAGACGTTGCGAACTGTTACCTTATAAATAATAGTCGAAATTTATTTAAATAGAGCATAATTTTATGAGAATAAATTTATATTTTAGCAAAAATTCTAATTATTAGATTTTTTGCTCCCATTAAATGATTACGCAAGTATAGCTGCTTAGTTGTGTACCGTACAACGCTTAATCTTATGTTACGACATCTTATTCTTATAACTTTTGTGGCTATTGGCGCTAGCTTTTTACTCACTTTTTTTTCGCGTCCTTATTTGGCGGAAACTGTTATTGTGAGTGCTACCATTGCTTATGCCGTTTTAACAGTAGTTACTATTTTTCAGGCTGGTTTTAAATTTAGAGCCCCTTTTATATCGGAGGTTATTCTTGGAGGCTTATTAATATTACTGCTTAGCGATGGCTACAAATACGCAGGTGCACAACCCGTTGTTTACTATTTGTTTTGTGCTTCCTTTGTGCTTCGTACCATTACAATGAAAGATGAAAAATTAGCGCATCACTAATTGTTAGGTTTTATTTTTCTTTTCCTTTGCTTCAGCAACATCATCAGAATCGGGTTGTAAAACCTCGTGTTCGTTACTACTACCTTCAGGCTCATATTGTACATCAATAAAAATAGGGAAGTGGTCAGACCCGTAATTGTTCAAGCGTTTTATTGTATTGAGCCTAAAATTGGGTGAAATAAAAGCATGGTCCAACGGAAAGCGTAAAAAAGGATATTTGGCATGAAACGAGTTAAAAAAGCCTCTGCCACGCCTTGGGTCAAGTAAACCACTCATTTTTAAAAATAGTTTTGTGGTGTGGCTCCAGGCTACATCATTTAAGTCGCCTATTACTATTACAGGATTACTCTGCTCCGCTACAATATCAGCTAATAATAATAACTCTTTGTCGCGCTCGGTAGCACGAATGTTCTCTGTAGGCGATGGCGGGGTGGGGTGAACGCCGTACAATTGTACTTCCTGACCATTTTTTAAAGTAAAACATGTATGTATTGATGGTACATCATCTTCTACTATAAATTTAACCGCAGTATTGGTTAGTTTTAGTTTGGAGTAGAGTAGCATACCATAGGTGTTTTCTTGCGGTACTAGTACATGATGTGGGTATTTTTCTTTAAGTTCTTCAGTACCTTTTTTCCAAGTGTTGTTTGTTTCCAACAGAAAAACAATATCGGGGTTGGTTTTGTATATTTCACTAAGGCAGCCCTTTATATTGGTATTGTATTGGTATACGTTGCTAATCATTATGCTAACGCTTTGGTTGGGTTTAACCGTATTTGCCCTATATACTTGTTTATTACCAAGCGTTGTAAATGGGAGTATTTGGCATCCTAAATAAATAATATTTAGTGCAATTGATACAGTTAATATCCAAAATAAAGTATCGTTACCATTATACAGGTTTAATAAAAGTATCAAGCAAATTACAGATAACGTAAACTTTTGCAAACGCGGATAATCGTTAACACGAAAAACCCAATAATCATTTCGCACTAACGATAATAATGTAAACAGCAACAAAAGCCCCGTTAAAACAGTAAGAAATACATTCAAAATTTCTTGTATTGGTTTACTTACAAATATAATATTACTACGTTTAATAAATGTTATTTTTATTATAACACTTAGTCTACGTTTTGGCTTATACCATTTTTCGCTCTATTCCTTTAGGAAGTCGTGTTAGCAACTCGTAATTAAGCTGATTACTCATTTCGCCAAACGATGCTACGCTTACTTCGTGTTCGCCTTGCATTCCTATTAACGTTACGGTATCGTTTATTTTTACGTCGCCTATACTGGTTACATCTATGGCAATACAATTCATATTAACAGTGCCAATTACAGGAGCGCGCCTACCATTTATAAGTACTATACCTGTATTGCTCAGGCTTCTGCTAAAACCGTGTGCGTACCCTACAGGAACAATGGCAAGTTGCATGCTTTGATGCGAAAAGAATGAAGTTCCGTAGCCTATAAACTCCCCTGGTGGTACCTCTTTCATGCTCATTACGGTACTTTCCCAACTAATAATACGTTTTAATGGCGATTCTTCTAAATTATGTTTATTAAGATATTCTATAAGCACCTCAGGACCCGACCAAAAACCGTATTGCATAATACCGATGCGTATCATATCGTAATGCATATCAGGTATTCGTACTGCTGCTGCCGAGCAACATGCATGAATCGTTTCGGGCATTACCTCAGCCTCTTTAAACGCTTTTATGGCTTTTTTAAAACCTATTTTTTGCTTTTTAATCCGAACATAATTTACAATACTTTCTGCACCTGCAAAATGCATGCATAGTCCTTTAAAAATTAACGTATCGGTATTATTTTTTAAATGTGTTATTAGTTCAGGTATTTCTGCGTGCTCAAAGCCTGTGCGAAACATGCCTGTTTCTATCTCAATATGTACAATGGCTTTTTTGTTGAGTTTTGCTGCTGTATTTATGGCTGTTGCCAAACGCTCCATAGTAAATACATAAAACTCAATACCGTTTGCAATTGCCCACTCAATATCCTGCTCATCTAACGAACCCATTATCATTATGGTACTATTTGCCGAAGCTACCTCATATACCTCGTAAGCCTCGCTTGCATTAAAAACCGAGAAGTGGTTTACACCGCAGGCTTCTGCCATAGGTACGTAGGTACTAATGCCATGCCCATAGGCGTTACCCTTTACAACGGCACTTATTTTGGTTTTATTGAAATATGTTTTTAAAAATTTCCAGTTGGACTGTAGTGCAGCTTGGTCTAGCTTAATAACCGATGATGCTTTCATTATGCCTGTGCTTCTTTTTGTATGGTGGTAAACATTTTTATTCCTGTTTGTGTTATTTCATCAGGATAATCGTAGGCGGGGTGGTGTAGCGGAAAACAATCTTTACCAGACCCAACACCGAACATGGCACCAGGGTATAGGTTGGTAAAAATACCAAAGTCCTCGCCAAATCGGAATCCATCATCAATAGCATTATATTCTGAATTAGTTGTCTTTGCTGCTTTTTGAATTACAGCTACAGCATCGTTATGGTTTTGATTTGATTCGAAAGGCTCTATAATCTCAAAACTAACTTCCAGTTCTTCATCCTTAGCTATTTCAGTTGCTTTGCTTTTAATGCTTGCCATAGCAGCATCTAACCTTTGGTTACTATCAGCCCTAACGGTTAAGTGTACTGACCCTTCTCCTGCAGAAATACCATAAGCTTTTTCGCCCATTGCTGTATGTACTGGTGTTACGGTTACATACGCGGGTTTATCTTCCATATTCAGAGCCAATGCCTCCAGCATGTATTGGCTCATTGCTTTTGCAGGATTTCTGCCATTCCAAGGTTCTGCAGCGTGTGCGGTGTATCCTTTAAAATGAGCTGCTAAACTCACTACGCTTGATGTAAAGCTGCCTGTTTTGCAAACAATACTATGCATGGTGTAACCGGGTAAATTATGCAGTGCAAAAACCATATCTATATTCAAGCCTTTTAATGTACCATCGGCAACCACATTGCGTGCGCCCCAACCGTTTTCTTCGGCAGGCTGAAACAGCAAGTATACATTCCCTTTTTCGGGACGTTGCGCTGCAAAATGCTGGGCAACACCATACATTATAGTAGTATGCCCATCGTGCCCGCACTTGTGCGATACCCCTTCGGTATTGGATTTATATGTGGTACTTATCGTTTCTTGTATCGGTAAAGCATCAATATCGGCACGTAACAATATGTTTTTCCCTACTGCTTTGCCTTTAAACGTTACAAGTATACCCGTATTGGCCGTTTTTTCTACTTTATCAGCATTTAGCTTACCCAAAAGGTTAAGCATATACTCTTGCGTTTTGTATTCGTTTTGCGACACCTCAGGGTGTTTATGCAAGTAATGCCTCAGGGCGGTAAGTTCCTCCATGATTCGTTTTTTAATTTTTATAATAATACGAAAAATATTACGCCTTTAAAAACAATAAAGTGCAAACAATGGTTAATATTGTATGCACTTTATTTAATTTGTGGTTATTATATTTTTATCTCGATTTTTTAGCAGCTATCATCATGTGCGGGCTAAGTGCTAAAGTATCTTCGTTACTCTCCGTGGCTTGTATTAATTTGAGTAATTGTTCTTTCTTTTTGGGGATGAACCAATTCTCAAAAAAGTTTTTATCCAACCAAGCTAAACCTTCTACCGCTAAATGCGCCGTAACGGTTAAATTAGCACTCTCAAACTCTTTCCTAAAGTCTTTCGGACGATGAAAATAGGCGTTACAAAGCATACCAGGGAATGCTTCGGGCGGAAAATGGTATCCTGTAGCAAGTTCCTCTTGACACATAGCAAATACGGCAGGTTCATGAAACATTCCGCTACTAAGTGCAGCTACTGTTGATGCGGTGTACGATATAGCAAAACCCAACACAATACCACCATCTTTTAGGACTCTTTTCGCCTCTTGTAATACTTGTAACCGCGCTACTTCTTCCTGTAAATGGTATAATGGTCCGTGCAGTATTACTACATCAACACTATTATCGCTAAACGGTAGCGTAGAAGCTTCTCCAGCAATAACCGTAAATTTATTGGCATTGTTTTTTGCCCTTTGTTTGGCAAGTGCAATGTGTTTGGGTACGGGCTCTATCAATGTAACATTATGCCCCATGTTGCTTAGCCATGCAGCATAATGCCCCGTGCCACCACCTACATCGGCAATAATGGCTTTTTGTTTTGGTATAAACCGATTAATCAATTCTTTGTTGCGTTCAAACTCAAGGGGTCCTAAACCCGTTTGTAATCGTAAGTCTTCGCTACTTTGGGTGTAAAAATCTTTTATTTCAGTAGCTATAGTATTCATATTGTTTGTATAAAATTAATGTAAAGTGTTTTAGCCCGCTTATTTATAAGAGGCTTGTGAATAAGCTATTGTAAAGCTTTTTATTGGTGGTATTTTATAAAACAATAATAATAGACCAAATATAGTAATTAGGCATAAAAAAAGCGTAGTATACGGTTAGTATATTACGCTTTTTAAAGTGACCATGACTGGATTCGAACCAGCACACCTTACGGCACCACCCCCTCAAGATGGCGTGTCTACCAATTCCACCACATGGCCTAAACGGTAGTAAATAAAAAAAGTTAAGCTATCGTTACGCTTAACTTTTTAGTGACCCGACTGGGGCTCGAACCCAGGACCCCATCATTAAAAGTGATGTGCTCTACCAACTGAGCTATCGAGTCGTTGCATTAGGAAATATAAGGTCTTTTAGTGACCCGACTGGGGCTCGAACCCAGGACCCCATCATTAAAAGTGATGTGCTCTACCAACTGAGCTATCGAGTCATTATATCATTCCCTGAATGCGGGTGCAAATATACGGATGTATTATTAATTATTCAAAGCCATTTTGTTATAAATTTGAGTTTTTTTTGCCTAAAATTGTTTAAGAACTTAGTATATAAGGGCTTATTATATGAAAAAAATTATTTTGTGTGGATATATGGCTTCTGGCAAAACCACAATAGCACGTTTACTTGCTCAGGCTTCGGGAATTACCTCTTTTGATCTTGATGCTATTATTGAAGAACAGACTGGAAAAACGATAGCCACGATTTTTGAAGAAGAGGGCGAAATACAGTTTAGGAAGAAAGAGCACCTTGCATTAAAAGAAATTGTAAACAATAACGAAGCCTTTATTTTGAGTTTAGGTGGTGGTACGCCTTGTTATGCTAATAATCATGAATTTTTACAACGCGATGATGTACTATCAATATATTTAAAAACCTCTGTACCAGAAATTGTAAACCGTATTGAGTTGCAAGGCAGTAACCGCCCCATGTTAAACGGCATGAAAGGGGAGGAGCTAACCGAGTTTGTAGCCAAGCATTTGTTTGACCGTAGTTATTACTATATGCAGGCAAAACACAGGGTAACTACAGATGGTAAAACATCCGAGAATATTGTAAACGAAATAATGAGTTTGTTTTAGCTTAGGCAAGCGTAGGCATCATCATTAGTAAAAGTTACCTGTATATGCTCTTGCAACGATGTAGAGAGCGAAAGCCCTTTAAAATCGGCCTTTACAGGGTATTTTTTATGGTTTCGGTCTACCAAAACCGCAGTTTTAAACTTTTTTAGGGGTACATCCAAAAAGTGTTTTACCCCATATATTAATGTAGTACCTGAGTTTAAAACATCGTCTACAAGTACCAAAGCTTTATTGGTGTACTCTGATGCGGGTAAGGATGTTTGTATTGCCTCTAGCGGTTGCTGTTTATTTATTTTTACTTCACACAAAATAACCTTTAAATCGGATATTTTCTCTAGGGTTGCTGCCAGCTTTTGTGCAAAAATATAGCCGTTACTTGCTATACCTGCCAATACAACCTCGTTTTCGTCAACAAACGTTTCGTATATCTGGTACGCCATGCGCATGGTTTTATGCTCTATTTCTTGCTGTGTAAGGATAACGTGGCTCATTGTGTACTGGGGTTATTTTTTCTCAAAGATAAAAAAGAGTTCTTTACCTTCTCGGGGTTTAATAGAGTTATGAGCTGTTTCTAATGTATGTATCGTAAATAAATCGCCGAAAGACTTTTTATACTCTTCACTATCTCCCCCAAATGGCGGTCCTTGCTCCGTAAGCGGAAACTGGAACAGTAACCCCGCCAGTTTGCCTTTAGGGGCTAATAGGCTATGCATTTTTTTAATATACTTTTCCCGTAATGATGGGTCGAGTGCACAAAAGAAAGTTTGCTCTATAATAAGATCGTAGGTTGCATCGTGCTTAAAAAAATCATCATAAATTAAACGGCTACTATCCAATTCAGGCAATCGTTCCCTAATATTCTCTAAGGGGGTTGGGGCAATATCCAACACGTGGCTATTGGTAAACCCTTGTGTTACCAAGTATTCAAATTCATGCCCATTACCTGCGCCAGGGACTAATATCCGTAACGATTTATCGGTAATTTGGTCAATATACTCTTTTAATGGTGTTGTAATTGTGCCTATGTCCCAAGGCGAGGAATCGTTTTGGTAACGGTTTTCCCAGTAATTTTTATCAAATGTTGTCATCTTCAAAATCTAAAGTATCATCAGTATAATCTTCAATGTCCCTGCGGTCTTTTTTAGTAGGTCGGCCACTACCTTTCGCTCTGTAATGCTCCTTGGCTAATTTTAGCAATGCCAAATGCTCAAAAGCTTCTTTAGGCGTTTCGTCTTTACGGTAAATGTCTACCAATTTAGCCCCTACACGATTGGCAGGAATATCCAGTACACTA
The Flavobacterium litorale genome window above contains:
- the alr gene encoding alanine racemase, with the protein product MKASSVIKLDQAALQSNWKFLKTYFNKTKISAVVKGNAYGHGISTYVPMAEACGVNHFSVFNASEAYEVYEVASANSTIMIMGSLDEQDIEWAIANGIEFYVFTMERLATAINTAAKLNKKAIVHIEIETGMFRTGFEHAEIPELITHLKNNTDTLIFKGLCMHFAGAESIVNYVRIKKQKIGFKKAIKAFKEAEVMPETIHACCSAAAVRIPDMHYDMIRIGIMQYGFWSGPEVLIEYLNKHNLEESPLKRIISWESTVMSMKEVPPGEFIGYGTSFFSHQSMQLAIVPVGYAHGFSRSLSNTGIVLINGRRAPVIGTVNMNCIAIDVTSIGDVKINDTVTLIGMQGEHEVSVASFGEMSNQLNYELLTRLPKGIERKMV
- a CDS encoding RNA polymerase sigma factor is translated as MPRRKARLTSEIIKEFGVQLSIFITGRVHQNQDAQDILQDVWYQLSRLTNMDEVENIGAWLYRVARNKITDLYRKQTNDLLEDYTYEAEDGTIEIRDILLLDTTNDPELALYKKAFWEALLIALNELPALQREVFVLNEIDGVTLKEIADRQQENIKTIISRKGYAVKHLRKKLHYLHNDLNKH
- a CDS encoding shikimate kinase; the protein is MKKIILCGYMASGKTTIARLLAQASGITSFDLDAIIEEQTGKTIATIFEEEGEIQFRKKEHLALKEIVNNNEAFILSLGGGTPCYANNHEFLQRDDVLSIYLKTSVPEIVNRIELQGSNRPMLNGMKGEELTEFVAKHLFDRSYYYMQAKHRVTTDGKTSENIVNEIMSLF
- a CDS encoding phosphoribosyltransferase family protein, producing MSHVILTQQEIEHKTMRMAYQIYETFVDENEVVLAGIASNGYIFAQKLAATLEKISDLKVILCEVKINKQQPLEAIQTSLPASEYTNKALVLVDDVLNSGTTLIYGVKHFLDVPLKKFKTAVLVDRNHKKYPVKADFKGLSLSTSLQEHIQVTFTNDDAYACLS
- the proS gene encoding proline--tRNA ligase, giving the protein MSKNLTKRSEDYSKWYNELVVKADLAENSGVRGCMVIKPYGYAIWEKMQAELDRMFKETGHQNAYFPLFIPKSYFSKEASHVDGFAKECAVVTHYRLRTAEDGKTIEVDPDAKLEEELIVRPTSETIIWDTYRGWVQSYRDLPLLINQWANVVRWEMRTRLFLRTAEFLWQEGHTAHATEKEAVAEAEQMLDVYADFAENFMAIPVIKGVKTANERFAGAIETYCIEALMQDGKALQAGTSHFLGQNFAKAFDVKFANKEGKQEYVWATSWGVSTRLMGALIMTHSDDNGLVLPPNLAPIQVVIVPIYKTDEQFDAVSETAKELMAKLRKLNISVKYDNRDTHKPGFKFNEYELKGVPVRIGLGPKDLENGTFEVARRDTLSKEVVASEDVVAHIQNLLEEIQTNLYAKAQTYRDANITEVNNFDEFKDVLENKGGFIAAHWDGTPETEDKIKNLTKATIRCIALNRKEEPGSCVLTGNPSAGRVLFAKAY
- a CDS encoding RNA-binding S4 domain-containing protein encodes the protein MRIDKYLWCVRYYKTRNIATEACKKGHVAVNGQQVKPSREVYPTDVITLRRDQINYKLSVLDIPANRVGAKLVDIYRKDETPKEAFEHLALLKLAKEHYRAKGSGRPTKKDRRDIEDYTDDTLDFEDDNI
- a CDS encoding endonuclease/exonuclease/phosphatase family protein, translated to MNVFLTVLTGLLLLFTLLSLVRNDYWVFRVNDYPRLQKFTLSVICLILLLNLYNGNDTLFWILTVSIALNIIYLGCQILPFTTLGNKQVYRANTVKPNQSVSIMISNVYQYNTNIKGCLSEIYKTNPDIVFLLETNNTWKKGTEELKEKYPHHVLVPQENTYGMLLYSKLKLTNTAVKFIVEDDVPSIHTCFTLKNGQEVQLYGVHPTPPSPTENIRATERDKELLLLADIVAEQSNPVIVIGDLNDVAWSHTTKLFLKMSGLLDPRRGRGFFNSFHAKYPFLRFPLDHAFISPNFRLNTIKRLNNYGSDHFPIFIDVQYEPEGSSNEHEVLQPDSDDVAEAKEKKNKT
- a CDS encoding methyltransferase; this encodes MTTFDKNYWENRYQNDSSPWDIGTITTPLKEYIDQITDKSLRILVPGAGNGHEFEYLVTQGFTNSHVLDIAPTPLENIRERLPELDSSRLIYDDFFKHDATYDLIIEQTFFCALDPSLREKYIKKMHSLLAPKGKLAGLLFQFPLTEQGPPFGGDSEEYKKSFGDLFTIHTLETAHNSIKPREGKELFFIFEKK
- a CDS encoding amidohydrolase; the protein is MEELTALRHYLHKHPEVSQNEYKTQEYMLNLLGKLNADKVEKTANTGILVTFKGKAVGKNILLRADIDALPIQETISTTYKSNTEGVSHKCGHDGHTTIMYGVAQHFAAQRPEKGNVYLLFQPAEENGWGARNVVADGTLKGLNIDMVFALHNLPGYTMHSIVCKTGSFTSSVVSLAAHFKGYTAHAAEPWNGRNPAKAMSQYMLEALALNMEDKPAYVTVTPVHTAMGEKAYGISAGEGSVHLTVRADSNQRLDAAMASIKSKATEIAKDEELEVSFEIIEPFESNQNHNDAVAVIQKAAKTTNSEYNAIDDGFRFGEDFGIFTNLYPGAMFGVGSGKDCFPLHHPAYDYPDEITQTGIKMFTTIQKEAQA
- the rpsT gene encoding 30S ribosomal protein S20 is translated as MANHKSALKRIRTSEKKRVLNKYQHKTTRNAIKALRTSTDKNDASQKLSGVIAMIDKLAKKNIIHANKASNLKSKLTKHVATL
- a CDS encoding class I SAM-dependent methyltransferase, which encodes MNTIATEIKDFYTQSSEDLRLQTGLGPLEFERNKELINRFIPKQKAIIADVGGGTGHYAAWLSNMGHNVTLIEPVPKHIALAKQRAKNNANKFTVIAGEASTLPFSDNSVDVVILHGPLYHLQEEVARLQVLQEAKRVLKDGGIVLGFAISYTASTVAALSSGMFHEPAVFAMCQEELATGYHFPPEAFPGMLCNAYFHRPKDFRKEFESANLTVTAHLAVEGLAWLDKNFFENWFIPKKKEQLLKLIQATESNEDTLALSPHMMIAAKKSR